One Marinibacterium anthonyi genomic region harbors:
- the pepP gene encoding Xaa-Pro aminopeptidase, which yields MSIVVFDPDSTQDVDWQDRMRHPAAGDGSGGMWLSDTEPGFIDTVKLRAERLARLRAWMARDEYGAVVLFDPYNQRYATGSRNMFGYFLRNSTRYFFIPVEGPVVLFEYPQSYHVSMVLDTVDEARPSKLVWSSVSGKDSETVDPFAMELADLLKTHGQGSMKIGMDRCSHIQAMALERQGCQVIDCAGAILTEVRATKTPEEVKCLYSSMAGAEAAVAAVREAIRPGVSEQDLFAVMYHEVIRQGGEFIETRLLTSGQRTNPWFGEASGRKVRPGELVALDTDTIGCYGYFSDFSRTFRCGPGRPTRQQKDLYRHAFEQVQHNMDLLKPGMEFREIAEKAWTIPERFVEQRYTSVMHGVGMHGETPFIAHMMDYNTYGRDGVLEPGMCLSVESYIGEKGGAEGVKLEDQVLITDTGIDLMSRFPYEDDFLSGEV from the coding sequence TTGAGCATCGTCGTTTTCGACCCCGACAGCACCCAGGACGTGGATTGGCAGGATCGGATGCGCCATCCCGCCGCCGGAGACGGCAGCGGCGGCATGTGGCTGTCCGATACCGAGCCGGGTTTCATCGACACCGTCAAGCTGCGCGCCGAACGGCTGGCGCGGCTGCGGGCCTGGATGGCGCGGGATGAGTACGGCGCCGTCGTGCTGTTCGACCCCTACAACCAGCGCTATGCGACCGGCAGCCGGAACATGTTCGGCTACTTCCTGCGCAATTCGACGCGGTATTTCTTCATCCCCGTCGAAGGGCCCGTGGTGCTGTTCGAATATCCCCAAAGCTATCATGTCTCGATGGTGCTCGACACGGTGGACGAGGCGCGGCCATCCAAGCTGGTCTGGTCCTCGGTCTCGGGCAAGGACAGCGAGACGGTCGATCCCTTCGCGATGGAACTGGCCGACCTGCTGAAGACCCACGGCCAGGGGTCGATGAAGATCGGCATGGACCGGTGTTCCCATATCCAGGCCATGGCGCTGGAACGGCAGGGGTGTCAGGTCATCGACTGCGCCGGCGCCATCCTGACCGAGGTGCGCGCGACCAAGACGCCGGAGGAGGTCAAATGCCTTTATTCGTCCATGGCCGGGGCGGAGGCCGCGGTCGCCGCCGTGCGCGAGGCGATCAGGCCGGGCGTGTCGGAACAGGACCTGTTCGCGGTGATGTACCACGAGGTCATCCGCCAGGGCGGCGAATTCATCGAAACCCGCCTGCTGACCTCGGGCCAGCGCACCAACCCGTGGTTCGGCGAAGCGTCGGGGCGCAAGGTGCGGCCCGGTGAACTGGTCGCGCTCGATACGGATACCATCGGCTGCTACGGCTATTTCTCGGACTTCTCGCGCACCTTCCGCTGTGGACCGGGCAGGCCCACGCGCCAGCAGAAGGACCTGTACCGTCACGCCTTCGAGCAGGTGCAGCACAACATGGACCTGCTGAAACCCGGCATGGAATTCCGCGAGATCGCCGAGAAGGCCTGGACCATCCCGGAACGGTTCGTCGAACAGCGCTACACGTCGGTCATGCACGGGGTGGGGATGCACGGCGAAACGCCGTTCATCGCGCACATGATGGATTACAACACCTATGGACGCGACGGGGTGCTGGAGCCGGGCATGTGCCTGTCGGTCGAAAGCTACATCGGCGAAAAGGGCGGCGCGGAAGGCGTGAAGCTGGAAGACCAGGTGCTGATCACCGACACCGGCATCGACCTGATGTCGCGTTTTCCCTACGAAGACGATTTCCTGTCGGGCGAGGTCTGA
- the cdhR_5 gene encoding Carnitine catabolism transcriptional activator, with product MATSASQISYGFVLFPNFPMMAFSALVEPLRAANQISGRRLYDWALLGQDLTPLRASNGFALTPDTIFADRPSPQRIVVCSGGDADRVDARAAIGWIRGALRRGAMVGAVADAAFVLARAGLLDGYRCTLHWTSQPAFAEAFPKVALERSLFVIDRDRFTSLGGIGSLDMQLSLIERDFGPGLAHAVADWFAHSVLRSPDERRPMPLNLRRGIRDQLVLTCVAEMEVRPDRPVTVPDLAARHGISPDTLERAFRAELGVSPGRYQRRLRLQHGRALLEHSGLPVREVAQACGYADQSTFTRAFRGEFGLTPLEVRLPG from the coding sequence ATGGCGACGTCCGCTTCCCAGATCTCCTACGGGTTCGTCCTGTTCCCGAACTTTCCGATGATGGCGTTTTCGGCGCTGGTGGAACCGTTGCGCGCGGCCAACCAGATCTCGGGGCGTCGGTTGTATGACTGGGCGTTGCTGGGGCAGGACCTGACCCCGCTCAGGGCCTCGAACGGCTTTGCGCTGACCCCGGACACCATCTTTGCCGACCGGCCGTCGCCCCAACGGATCGTGGTCTGTTCGGGGGGCGACGCGGACCGGGTCGATGCGCGGGCGGCGATCGGCTGGATCCGCGGCGCGTTGCGACGGGGGGCGATGGTGGGGGCGGTGGCGGATGCGGCCTTTGTTCTGGCCCGGGCCGGGCTGCTGGATGGCTACCGCTGCACGCTGCACTGGACCAGCCAGCCGGCCTTTGCCGAAGCCTTTCCGAAGGTGGCGCTGGAACGGTCGCTGTTCGTGATCGACCGCGACAGGTTCACGTCGCTCGGCGGGATCGGCAGCCTCGATATGCAATTGTCGCTGATCGAACGGGATTTCGGCCCGGGCCTGGCCCATGCGGTGGCCGACTGGTTCGCCCATTCGGTCCTGCGGTCGCCCGATGAACGCCGGCCCATGCCGCTGAACCTGCGCCGGGGGATCCGCGACCAGCTGGTGCTGACCTGCGTCGCCGAGATGGAAGTGCGGCCCGATCGTCCCGTCACGGTGCCGGACCTTGCGGCGCGGCACGGCATTTCCCCGGACACGCTGGAACGGGCGTTTCGCGCCGAACTGGGCGTGTCGCCGGGGCGGTATCAACGACGGCTGCGGCTTCAGCATGGCCGCGCGCTGCTGGAACATTCGGGCCTGCCGGTGCGCGAGGTGGCCCAGGCCTGCGGCTATGCCGACCAGTCGACGTTCACCCGCGCTTTCCGGGGCGAATTCGGGCTGACGCCGCTTGAGGTGCGCCTGCCCGGCTGA
- the antC gene encoding Anthranilate 1,2-dioxygenase electron transfer component, with product MPAYLLIPFYLTLVLAPLALSWITGGAPRPFRMELASGLGMAAFAIILAEFVLSGRFRMLSGRVGMDVTMRIHQLMACTALVFALVHPLLYNGTPSGGPRPWDPTRQLTLTTEFWPLSTGILAYVLLPALVALAVWRKRLDFSYETWRLMHGVGALIIALALLHHTHEAGRYAARPEVAWLWVVLSGLAVGSLGWVYLGAPLIQRAHPWRVRAVNRLSADQWELVVAPDGHEGLRYRAGQFVWLNVGHGPASLHENPFSIASAPAAGPEVSFLIRERGDFTGTLDTIAPGTRAYLDGPFGNLVVDGRTEPGVVLIAGGVGLAPLVGILRQMRLTGDNRGVHLIYGNREAAQIAFREELGTAGVTHVLSEPPEGWTGETGVVNAALLGRVLTGDQVDGWLFLICGPPAMITGVEDTLIAVGVSADRILSERFDYD from the coding sequence GTGCCCGCCTATCTGCTGATCCCCTTTTACCTGACCCTGGTGCTGGCGCCGCTGGCCCTGTCGTGGATCACCGGCGGCGCGCCCCGGCCGTTCCGGATGGAACTGGCCTCGGGTCTGGGCATGGCCGCCTTTGCCATCATCCTGGCGGAATTCGTCCTGTCCGGGCGGTTTCGCATGTTGTCGGGGCGGGTCGGCATGGACGTGACCATGCGCATCCACCAGCTGATGGCCTGCACCGCGCTGGTCTTCGCGCTGGTCCATCCGCTGCTGTACAACGGAACGCCCTCGGGCGGGCCAAGGCCCTGGGATCCGACCCGGCAGCTGACGCTGACCACCGAATTCTGGCCGCTGTCCACCGGGATCCTCGCCTACGTGCTGCTGCCGGCGCTGGTCGCCCTCGCGGTCTGGCGCAAACGGCTGGATTTCAGCTACGAGACCTGGCGGCTGATGCACGGGGTCGGCGCGCTGATCATCGCCCTGGCGCTGCTGCACCACACGCATGAGGCTGGACGTTACGCGGCCAGGCCCGAGGTCGCCTGGCTTTGGGTCGTGCTGAGCGGGCTGGCGGTGGGCTCGCTGGGATGGGTCTACCTGGGCGCGCCGCTGATCCAGCGGGCGCATCCCTGGCGGGTGCGCGCCGTCAACCGTCTGTCGGCGGATCAGTGGGAACTGGTCGTCGCACCCGATGGGCATGAAGGGCTGCGCTACAGGGCCGGGCAATTCGTCTGGCTGAACGTCGGGCACGGGCCCGCATCGTTGCATGAAAACCCGTTCTCCATCGCTTCGGCCCCGGCTGCGGGACCCGAAGTGTCGTTCCTGATCCGCGAGCGGGGCGATTTCACCGGGACGCTGGACACGATCGCGCCCGGGACACGGGCCTATCTTGACGGGCCCTTCGGCAACCTGGTCGTCGATGGCCGGACAGAGCCCGGCGTCGTGCTGATCGCCGGTGGCGTCGGGCTGGCACCGCTTGTCGGAATCCTGCGGCAGATGCGGCTGACTGGGGATAACCGGGGCGTTCACTTGATCTATGGCAACCGCGAAGCCGCCCAGATCGCCTTTCGCGAGGAACTGGGAACAGCAGGCGTCACCCATGTGCTGAGCGAGCCGCCCGAAGGCTGGACAGGCGAGACCGGAGTGGTCAATGCGGCGCTTCTGGGGCGGGTTCTGACCGGCGACCAGGTCGACGGATGGCTTTTCCTGATCTGCGGCCCGCCGGCGATGATCACCGGGGTCGAGGATACGCTGATCGCCGTGGGCGTGTCTGCCGACCGGATCCTGTCGGAACGGTTCGACTATGATTGA
- the aidB_1 gene encoding Putative acyl-CoA dehydrogenase AidB, protein MTLEPRARLGTHEVLNQPPAPGDRDLWQDDPVLRSHLADTQVDGADLSTYARTIGTADMADTARQANRHPPELKLFDSGGRRLDEVAFHPAYHRFMQTSAAAGYHCVAWEGRADGHVHHGAMVYLASQVEPGHCCPLTMTYAAAPVLRAAGLDTWHARATARVYDPSVRPVGQKAGATLGMAMTEKQGGSDVRANTTRAVPDGDGAGDGDGWRLTGHKWFCSAPMSDGFLTLAQTDSGLTCFLVPRWLDGDRNGIRIQRLKDKLGNRSNASSEIEYDDAFAWKIGNEGDGVRTIVEMVHHTRLDTAMAPAGLMRAALREAQYWASHRSAFQRRLIDQPLMRAVLADLSLDCAGALALGLHVARHFDGGAQDRAFARIGVALAKYLANKLCPLVVVEAMEALGGMGYVEDTPLPLLYREAPLNGIWEGSGNVICLDVLRTLARDPLSAETLQATLLGARGRMGEYDLALDAHLARWGKGVPEAEARWFVERTGLLLTASVLLTRGDPAIAEAFVATRLTGERGRFAGAMAASVAGDVLDACFAA, encoded by the coding sequence ATGACACTCGAACCACGGGCGCGTCTGGGCACGCACGAGGTCCTCAACCAGCCGCCCGCGCCGGGCGACCGCGACCTCTGGCAGGATGACCCGGTGCTGCGCAGCCACCTGGCCGACACGCAGGTCGATGGGGCTGATCTTTCCACCTATGCCCGCACCATCGGCACCGCCGACATGGCCGACACCGCGCGCCAGGCGAATCGCCATCCGCCCGAACTGAAGCTTTTCGACAGCGGTGGGCGGCGGCTGGACGAAGTCGCCTTTCATCCCGCCTATCACCGGTTCATGCAGACCTCGGCCGCCGCCGGCTATCATTGCGTCGCCTGGGAAGGGCGGGCGGATGGTCATGTGCACCATGGCGCGATGGTCTATCTGGCCAGCCAGGTCGAGCCGGGCCATTGCTGTCCGCTCACCATGACCTACGCCGCCGCGCCGGTGCTGCGCGCGGCCGGGCTTGACACCTGGCACGCCAGGGCCACCGCGCGCGTCTACGACCCCTCGGTCCGGCCCGTGGGGCAGAAGGCCGGTGCGACGCTGGGTATGGCGATGACGGAAAAGCAGGGCGGATCCGATGTGCGGGCCAATACCACCCGGGCCGTTCCGGACGGGGACGGGGCCGGGGACGGGGACGGATGGCGGCTGACGGGGCACAAGTGGTTCTGTTCCGCGCCGATGTCCGACGGGTTCCTGACGCTGGCGCAGACCGACAGCGGGCTGACCTGTTTCCTCGTCCCCCGCTGGCTGGACGGCGACCGCAACGGCATCCGGATCCAGCGGCTGAAGGACAAGCTGGGCAACCGGTCGAATGCGTCGTCCGAAATCGAATACGACGACGCCTTTGCCTGGAAGATCGGCAACGAGGGCGACGGCGTGCGCACCATCGTCGAGATGGTGCACCACACACGGCTGGACACCGCCATGGCCCCCGCCGGCCTGATGCGCGCCGCCCTGCGCGAGGCGCAGTACTGGGCCAGCCACCGCAGCGCCTTTCAGCGCCGGCTGATCGACCAGCCGCTGATGCGCGCCGTGCTGGCCGACCTGTCGCTGGATTGCGCCGGCGCGCTGGCCCTGGGCCTGCATGTCGCCCGCCACTTCGATGGCGGCGCGCAAGACCGCGCCTTTGCCCGGATCGGCGTGGCGCTGGCCAAGTACCTGGCCAACAAGCTGTGTCCGCTGGTGGTGGTCGAGGCGATGGAGGCGCTGGGGGGCATGGGCTATGTCGAGGACACGCCGCTGCCGCTGCTGTACCGCGAAGCGCCGCTGAACGGGATCTGGGAAGGGTCGGGCAACGTGATCTGCCTGGACGTCCTGCGAACGCTGGCCCGCGATCCCCTGTCGGCCGAGACCCTGCAGGCGACCTTGCTGGGCGCGCGGGGGCGGATGGGGGAATACGACCTGGCGCTGGACGCGCACCTGGCCCGCTGGGGCAAGGGCGTGCCCGAGGCCGAGGCGCGGTGGTTCGTCGAACGCACCGGGCTGCTGCTGACGGCGTCCGTTCTGCTGACGCGCGGCGATCCGGCGATTGCCGAGGCCTTCGTCGCCACCCGCCTGACCGGCGAGCGGGGGCGGTTTGCCGGGGCGATGGCCGCGTCTGTGGCGGGGGACGTGCTGGACGCCTGCTTTGCCGCCTGA
- the cya_13 gene encoding Cyclolysin: MGKVIARGALGADFDTTETSSTRLRPPIDAIEVSNAPGPYGKFLGLAGDDFLAGHAGNGFPVGGEGSDNVIEGLAGTEYDKVLTGDDNDNWLLGGDGNDLLTGAGGADRLNGADGDDTLDGGDGDDNLRGGFGADTLIGGAGFDVASYIGSAQAVTANLVESGQNTGDAAGDTYEGIEGLAGTDHDDVLTGDDNDNWLSGGIGNDVLSGGGGSDKLTGADGDDTLDGGDGDDNLRGGFGADILIGGAGFDVASYIGSAQAVTANLVESGQNTGDAAGDTYQGIEGLAGTDHDDVLTGDDNDNWLSGGIGNDVLSGGGGSDKLTGADGDDTLDGGDGDDNLRGGFGADTLIGGAGFDVASYIGSAQAVTANLVESGQNTGDAAGDTYEGIEGLAGTDHDDVLTGDDNDNWLFGGAGNDLLTGGGGEDKLNGGDGDDTLDGGDGDDRLKGGQGDDVFIHLVAEDAGTYDVYDGAEGLDKIAFVLAATYSQKNEFLKELDDYRAFLEDNANETTSDGPSFTFQSLRLTLWNVEQIDFVVEGTVPAAGFLLSGTDAGDYLGVSVSSAGDVNGDGIDDILIAAYGADPAGETYVLFGKDTSTAGDFAASFDLSTLDGSNGFVLNGIDAGDASGVSVSSAGDVNGDGIDDILIGAYGADPAGETCVVFGKDTSTAGDFAASFDLSTLDGSNGFVLNGIDAYDTSGFAVSSAGDVNGDGIDDILIGAAWADPGGMLWGGETYVVFGKDTSTAGNFAANIDLSTLDGSKGFVLTGVNDNDKSGYSVSSAGDVNGDGIDDILIGAYQARPGGNLLAGETYVVFGKDTSTVGDFAASIDLSTLDGGNGFVLSGMDAGDASGVSVSSAGDVNGDGIDDILIGAAWADPGGMSLAGETYVVFGKDTSTAGDFGASVDLSTLDGGNGFVLNGIKAGDYSGYRVSSAGDVNGDGIDDILIGAPYGDHFGRISEGVTYLVFGKDTSLVGDFAASIDLTTLDGSNGFILSGADFADRSGNSVSSAGDVNCDGFDDILIGAPDADRGGKRSAGQSYVVFGGSSQLSELDAADGAMDGHIDLLLLELVQYDLG, encoded by the coding sequence ATGGGCAAAGTTATTGCAAGAGGTGCGCTTGGTGCAGATTTCGACACGACCGAAACCTCTTCCACCCGCCTACGGCCCCCAATAGACGCGATTGAGGTTTCGAACGCGCCGGGCCCTTACGGCAAGTTTCTCGGGCTGGCAGGCGACGACTTTTTGGCAGGCCATGCAGGCAACGGCTTTCCGGTTGGCGGTGAAGGGTCCGACAACGTAATCGAAGGTCTTGCGGGCACCGAATACGACAAAGTCCTGACCGGCGACGATAACGACAACTGGTTGCTCGGTGGCGACGGGAACGACCTCCTGACAGGTGCTGGTGGGGCAGACAGGCTCAACGGCGCGGACGGCGATGACACGCTGGATGGCGGGGATGGCGATGACAACCTGAGGGGCGGTTTCGGGGCGGATACCCTGATTGGTGGCGCGGGGTTCGACGTTGCCTCCTATATCGGCAGTGCTCAGGCCGTCACCGCAAACCTGGTGGAGTCCGGCCAGAATACCGGGGATGCGGCGGGCGATACCTACGAGGGGATCGAAGGCCTTGCGGGCACGGATCATGACGATGTCCTGACCGGGGACGACAACGACAACTGGCTGTCTGGCGGCATCGGGAATGACGTCCTCTCAGGGGGCGGTGGCTCGGACAAGCTGACTGGCGCGGACGGCGATGACACGCTGGATGGCGGGGATGGCGATGACAACCTGAGGGGCGGTTTCGGGGCGGATATCCTGATTGGTGGCGCGGGGTTTGACGTTGCCTCCTATATCGGCAGTGCTCAGGCCGTCACCGCAAACCTGGTGGAGTCCGGCCAGAATACCGGGGATGCGGCGGGCGATACCTACCAGGGGATCGAAGGCCTTGCGGGCACGGATCATGACGATGTCCTGACCGGGGACGACAACGACAACTGGCTGTCTGGCGGCATCGGGAATGACGTCCTCTCAGGGGGCGGCGGCTCGGACAAGCTGACTGGCGCGGATGGCGATGACACGCTGGATGGCGGGGACGGCGATGACAACCTGAGGGGCGGTTTCGGGGCGGATACCCTGATTGGTGGCGCGGGGTTCGACGTTGCCTCCTATATCGGCAGTGCTCAGGCCGTCACCGCAAACCTGGTGGAGTCCGGCCAGAACACCGGGGATGCGGCGGGCGATACCTACGAGGGGATTGAAGGCCTTGCGGGCACGGATCATGACGATGTCCTGACCGGGGACGACAACGACAACTGGTTGTTCGGCGGCGCGGGGAACGACCTTCTGACAGGGGGCGGTGGGGAGGACAAGCTGAACGGCGGCGATGGCGATGACACGCTGGATGGCGGCGACGGCGATGACCGCCTGAAGGGTGGTCAAGGCGATGATGTTTTCATCCACTTGGTCGCAGAAGATGCTGGCACATACGACGTCTACGACGGGGCTGAGGGCCTGGACAAAATTGCGTTCGTATTGGCGGCTACATACAGTCAAAAAAACGAATTTCTTAAGGAACTCGACGATTACCGCGCCTTTCTTGAAGACAACGCCAACGAAACAACATCCGACGGTCCCTCTTTCACGTTTCAGAGCCTTAGACTGACGCTGTGGAATGTTGAGCAGATTGATTTTGTAGTCGAAGGAACGGTTCCTGCCGCCGGCTTTTTGCTGAGTGGCACAGATGCTGGTGATTATTTGGGCGTATCCGTCTCCTCGGCGGGGGATGTCAACGGGGACGGCATCGACGACATCCTGATCGCGGCCTATGGGGCCGATCCGGCCGGCGAAACCTATGTCTTGTTCGGCAAGGACACGAGCACGGCGGGGGACTTCGCGGCGAGCTTCGATCTGAGCACGCTGGATGGCAGCAACGGCTTCGTGCTGAACGGCATTGATGCTGGTGATGCCTCGGGCGTATCCGTCTCCTCGGCGGGGGATGTCAACGGTGACGGCATCGACGACATCCTGATCGGGGCCTATGGGGCCGATCCGGCGGGCGAGACCTGTGTCGTGTTTGGCAAGGACACGAGCACGGCGGGGGACTTCGCGGCGAGCTTCGATCTGAGCACGCTGGATGGCAGCAACGGCTTCGTGCTGAACGGCATTGATGCTTATGATACCTCGGGCTTTGCCGTCTCGTCCGCAGGGGATGTCAACGGAGACGGTATCGACGACATCCTGATCGGGGCGGCCTGGGCCGATCCGGGCGGAATGCTCTGGGGCGGGGAAACCTATGTCGTATTTGGCAAGGACACGAGCACGGCGGGGAATTTCGCGGCCAACATCGATCTGAGCACGCTGGATGGCAGCAAAGGCTTCGTCCTGACCGGCGTAAACGATAATGATAAATCAGGCTATTCCGTCTCTTCGGCGGGGGATGTCAACGGAGATGGCATCGACGATATCCTGATCGGAGCCTATCAGGCCCGTCCGGGCGGAAACTTGTTGGCCGGCGAAACCTATGTCGTGTTCGGCAAGGATACGAGCACGGTGGGAGACTTCGCGGCGAGCATCGATCTGAGCACGCTGGACGGCGGCAACGGCTTCGTGCTGAGCGGCATGGATGCGGGTGATGCCTCGGGCGTATCCGTCTCCTCGGCGGGGGATGTCAACGGTGACGGCATCGACGACATCCTGATCGGGGCGGCCTGGGCCGATCCGGGCGGAATGTCCCTAGCCGGCGAAACCTATGTCGTGTTTGGCAAGGACACGAGCACGGCGGGTGACTTCGGGGCGAGCGTCGATCTGAGCACGTTGGACGGCGGCAACGGCTTTGTGCTGAACGGCATTAAAGCTGGTGATTATTCGGGCTACCGCGTCTCATCGGCGGGGGATGTCAACGGAGACGGCATAGACGACATCCTGATCGGGGCGCCTTATGGCGATCACTTCGGAAGGATTAGTGAAGGCGTAACCTATCTTGTGTTTGGCAAGGACACGAGCTTGGTGGGGGACTTCGCGGCGAGCATCGATCTGACCACGCTGGATGGCAGCAACGGCTTTATCCTTAGCGGCGCCGATTTTGCCGATCGTTCGGGCAATTCGGTCTCGTCGGCGGGGGATGTCAACTGCGACGGTTTCGACGACATCCTGATCGGGGCTCCTGATGCCGATCGGGGCGGAAAGAGATCTGCCGGCCAGAGCTACGTGGTGTTCGGGGGCAGTTCTCAACTTTCTGAACTCGACGCGGCCGATGGCGCCATGGACGGTCATATCGACCTGTTATTGCTCGAACTCGTTCAATACGATCTGGGTTGA
- a CDS encoding putative transposase OrfB, with protein MIEPDHPDLSIGQQCKLLSIARSSFYYTPKGESERNLGLMRRIDEQFLETPFFGVRQMTWHLRNDGHLVNEKRIRRLMRLMGLMPIYEKPNTSRPTKGHKTYPYLLRGLRVERPNQVWCSDITYLPMRRGFLYLVAIMDWHTRKVLSWRISNTLEADFCVEALNEAIHKFGPPEIMNTDQGSQFTSFAWTDRLRRSSVRISMDGKGRFLDNIFIERLWRTLKYECVYLHAWETGSETKAAIRKWMSFYNNQRPHSALGGQPPALVYWQRNDINQPDQQVQRVA; from the coding sequence ATGATCGAGCCGGACCACCCGGACCTGTCGATCGGCCAGCAGTGCAAGCTGCTGTCGATCGCGCGCTCGTCTTTCTACTACACGCCCAAGGGCGAGTCTGAGCGGAACCTCGGCCTGATGCGGCGGATCGACGAGCAGTTCCTGGAGACGCCGTTCTTCGGCGTTCGGCAGATGACCTGGCATCTGCGTAACGACGGACACCTTGTGAACGAGAAGCGCATCCGGCGACTGATGCGCCTGATGGGGCTAATGCCGATTTACGAGAAGCCCAACACGAGCAGGCCGACGAAGGGCCACAAGACCTATCCCTACCTGCTCAGAGGTCTGCGGGTGGAACGCCCGAACCAGGTCTGGTGCTCGGATATCACCTACCTGCCCATGCGGCGCGGGTTCCTATACCTCGTGGCGATCATGGACTGGCACACCCGCAAGGTCCTGTCCTGGCGGATCTCGAACACGCTGGAGGCCGACTTCTGTGTCGAGGCGCTGAACGAGGCCATCCACAAGTTCGGCCCGCCAGAGATAATGAATACAGATCAGGGATCCCAGTTCACCTCCTTTGCCTGGACGGATCGGCTCCGCCGGTCCAGCGTGCGCATATCGATGGATGGGAAAGGCCGGTTCCTCGACAACATCTTCATCGAGAGGCTGTGGCGCACCCTGAAATACGAGTGCGTCTACCTGCATGCCTGGGAGACCGGATCGGAGACGAAAGCGGCCATCCGGAAATGGATGAGCTTCTACAACAACCAGCGCCCGCATTCAGCCCTGGGCGGCCAGCCTCCGGCGCTGGTCTACTGGCAGAGAAATGATATCAACCAACCCGATCAGCAGGTGCAACGAGTAGCTTAA
- a CDS encoding Transposase produces MSKRKQHAPEFKAKVALEALKGEETAAELASRFGVHPTMIHQWKRALLEGASGVFERGGRKKPEIDEEQVKELHAKIGELAVANSFLERKLKPWGGK; encoded by the coding sequence ATGTCGAAACGGAAGCAGCACGCGCCTGAGTTCAAGGCGAAGGTCGCGCTGGAAGCCCTGAAAGGCGAGGAGACGGCCGCCGAGCTGGCAAGCCGGTTCGGGGTGCATCCGACGATGATCCATCAATGGAAGCGAGCCCTGCTCGAAGGCGCCTCCGGTGTGTTCGAGCGCGGGGGCCGCAAGAAGCCCGAGATTGACGAGGAGCAGGTGAAGGAGCTCCACGCCAAGATCGGGGAGCTGGCGGTGGCCAACTCTTTTTTGGAACGAAAGCTGAAGCCCTGGGGCGGGAAGTGA